In Glycine max cultivar Williams 82 chromosome 10, Glycine_max_v4.0, whole genome shotgun sequence, the DNA window TGCTCAATTCTCAATATTGTATTTTTCCAATAAAGTAGTCATAAGAACTGCTGAATCCAAAATGATGCTCGGATATGACACATATGTAtcctatttttaatatataaaggaTGAATATGTGAAGAGCACATATAtagatatacataaaaaaaatcataaaacataataaatatataattgcaGTTCCACAACTCCAAACTAAGCATTCTTCATGGACATTACTAAAAATAgaatagaaattataaattatgttgtCATAGATCCCTGCCTATTGCCAACAAGCAGGAATATTATCAATCTTATTTCCTCCTTGAGTATCATTTATAGAAAGGACAGGATGTTTTGCTCGTTGTGTGTGTGCAACTTGCGCCCTGTCTAGTGACCAAGTTCTCATTCTCGATctcatgaaagaagagaaaagaacatTTGTGTTGATATGGGCAGCATCTCATGCCATATAGTTAgaggaaaatgaaaattcaGAAAATTAAAGAATCCATATTGAAACATTTCAAACCTCCCTCTCACTAGCCATATTGAGGAGTATCCAGCCATCTcagattttcataataaaagaaaataaaaggtttGCACGCTTCATAAATATGTGTAGGTAAAGTATCCAAATGTAGCAGTGTTCAATATGCATTCAATACAGATACATAGATATATGAAGCAAATGCAAGAATGTATTGATGCCTCATCACAAATTCACCATGAAAGTAGGAATATCTACTAAACAAAACATACTGGTgtgaaaaagaggaacaaaagaaagagaaaaacctGCCTCACTCGATGCCAGGCAATCCGGCGAAAGAGCCTTCTGGTGGAAAGCAATGGCCTGCCACTAAGAGTCCTACCTAAAACCTCAGCAAACAAAATGGTTCCGATCTCCAAAACAGGCCTTCCAGGCACTGGCACTCCACTTATTGCCTCCTCATTCTTCACAATTCCCATCTTCCCATTAACCATAAAATCCTCAGCATCTTTGTCCACATCACACAACAAGTTCTCCATTTCCTTACCATACAAGGGAAGCACTTCCTTGGTCAACATTGTACCTAGCAAGTCTGCCCCTACATTGACATCAAGCTTGTTTTCATTACCTGAAACAACAACACCCACCACAAAATCCCCAGGTTTGGGCTCATAGTACTCAACACTAACCTTCTTATCTCCctcttcattctcaccctccaCATCACTTTTTTCTTCAGAAACTTCCAACCCCTCACCATCTTCCTCAACCTCCTGCCCAGAATCTTTGCCTTTGAAAAACTTCAAGAAAGGTGCCAAAGCCTCCTCCTTGGAGGGTTTCTCTTCCTCCACTTCAACCTCAGAAGAAGACTCTTCGGTAACAAGCACTGGTGAAGGCTTGTTCAGCAACTCAAGCTGTTCAAGTTCTTGGCTTGTTCCATCATCTTGAGATACATCAGTGGAAAAGCCATCAAACCCATCACTCCTGGAGCGAAGTGTGAAGTGGGTATAGCCCAAGATTGGATCTTTCTTAGAAACTATGGAAGCACGGGGAGTGTAAAGAACAACCTTGGCAAAAGAACGAAACTTTGTGGGGTTTTTGCGTGGTTTGTTGATGAAGAAGAAGGTGTTGGTGAAAAGAGTAGTATCCTTACCTGGTGTTATTGTGAAGTTGGGAGAGCAAAGAGATTTAGAGGGATGAAGAGTAAATGGCATCTTGGAATGGTGGTGCACACAGCATCACCTTTGGTTTTTTCAGACAGAAacgagaatttttatttttgttttatcctTTTCAGGTTTTCAGTTCATGTGTCTCGCTCTCTgcctttcttcttcttgatatttttttttacccttttAGTTCAGTTTAGTAATCTCAAAAGTCTCAATAGATTTTCTTCGTCGCAAAAGCTAAATTTTTTCCGACTATTCAAATATCAAGCTTATTTGTAAACGTCTCATGTCTTTCATTCCTACCAAAAACaatagttaattatattttttactattatttttttataatttttaccctcaataaattaatttggtatattttattcctaaattttaagagatttatcatttttttctctgttatttattgtttaataagcacaaaaaatgaaagtaaaatttataaaaaaaataaaaacttatgggtaaaattcatccaaaaattaaaaagttgaatataaaatttgtcaaaaaatagagatgaaacatataattatattatgattaaattaatgaaGGATAAAATTggtaaatttcataaaaattaaggTAAAATATGCCAAGTTAATTTATTGGAATAAAAATCGTTtgcaaaattaaagataaaaagtgcattaagccaaaaatatatatcaagcttaattattagttaagtatcacaaaataaatatttatgtatatatatatatatatatttataagtgtatataaataaatattttcaaatttaaattgtatTATAGTTATAATGCATAatagatttatatttttaaatatataataatggaCAAATAACACGTTgaagttataataaaaaatacttaaataatagTTAGATAACATGataattaaatacataaacatataaaaaaagtaaaaaaaaaacagaataattaAACTGATGAGCATTAAAAACACTCatacttatttttcaaaatattttaaatcttcaaagattttttacagaatattttttaatgttgacATTTcgtgttttattatttatttattaagaataattattcctaaaatcAATGACTTATCCTAAAAAAGCTTCTTCCCGAGGGATTTAATAGATATTGGGCCTGTGTGTTCTCTTCCCCACTtccattcataaaaataaacttacccTAACAAGGGTGTTACTTTGAACGCCAAGCAATTTTGCTGGGACACCTAACACCTTAGGTGAAAGGATTAAAATACCCTTCATCCTATTAATATAAATACGGCTACAGTGTGTGTGTCCGTACGCCGCAAtactttttcttcctttgtgTCGTACTTCTTCCTCCTCGTGGTGGTCTCCttcattctccttcttcttcttcattctccttcaCGCACAAGTCGTGATTGCggctcttcttcttcctcgttACAGTTCTTCTTTTTCCTCCACTTCCCACCCGGCTGtggttcttcttttttccttcttattccTCCACTTCCTGCACTACTgtgattcttcttctttctcttccctGTGTCGTTTCACTCCGTtagtgcttcttcttcttccttcgtgGGTGTTAAATGTTGTTGATATTGGTTTGATGTTGTTGTTTGAAGCAATGCTGCaaacaaaaatgacatttttctgaAAAAACCACATATGGATTATCAATCCCTATGGTTCATACGGATCATCAATCCCTATAgttcatacggattgtcaatctgtaTGATCCATACGGATTGCTAATctgtatgagtttttttttgttaaataatttttttcaatttttttcttctatttttttaattttttgtttacattgtaaatatatatttgtcaattattatttaaattgttttgtagtgtaatattattttgtaatgttagtaaattttataattttttctgatttatatgttaagtattgattttatttataaaatcatatattagtTAATactaagattagattagattagattgctaaaattaagattagatttgtaaaataattaattttcaatattgttatattatatttgtttaacttttttaaaaaatcgaaacaaatatttaaaagatgttgaattttttacttatgaaaaatattgaaatcataattaaaaataatttaaatttgttagttacaaaaaaatatttaaacaaaaattttaaatgattaaaatttgttataaaaatattgaaacataatttttaattgtacaataaatctgttaattataaaaaattatgaaatcaaaatttaaaatttaaaatatgataaaattgttagtttaagataatgattaaaatcaaatttaaaaatatatttaatttggtagttataaaaaatattgaaaccaaaatttaaaatttaaaatatgataagtttgttagtttaagataatgattgaaataaaatttaaagatatattaaatttgatagttataaaaaatattgaaaccaaaatttaaggtttaaaatttaattattaatcactATATGGTCATgtagatttaaaattttttaaaaaaatttagaaacatacggattgacaattcgtatgtttctaaattttttacgTAACTCTTTTTCTCCGATTATGAATAATCACCCAGCTTAACCGTATCCTCTTGAACAATGCACGTACACCATCCAAGACAAAAAATGTTCGAAAAAGGAGATTAACCGAAGCTAACGAAAACAACTAACACTAAGGGTGtgaaattttgcaaaaaaaaaaaagatgttacagaaatgaaaaatcaaacttcctatttgtaacaaaaaataatcaaattcaagaataaaataataaaaaatcccTCCCCAAACCGTGCCATTTTCAAAATCTGCTAGGTATTCCAGCAAAAATGCTAGGTGCCTCAAGTAGTTgcactaaaataaatttgaaacaaaagcAAATAAACGAAAGTTCAGCCCAATACACTAATCCCAAAATTAAGTTGTTGGGCTTCACGGCTCTTGtggaacaaacaaaaataaataaacgcaAAAGAAGATATCTCTTAGGGTTTGGTGGACCATAGAAGAGGCTGTTTGAAAGGTCGCAACATATAAATTGCTACATCGAGTATAACTTGCATAATTCTCATTTTGTCTAACATGTAACTCTTATACAAATTATCAATCCGTAAGTCTAATATGTAAGTATCATATGAATTTTCAATTCGAAAGCCCAATCCGTGGAGTTTTAGGAAGGGTAAAATGAAAATCACGATGTTGTACTTAGTGTACAAACAATTGTGCTGGAAGTGTAAAGCAACACCTTTTAAAAGGAATatcaaaatggattttttttttgtttttttattagtatatctTGTCTTTTGTGATGGCATTTATTTCCCACATTTTCATTATTGAATCTTGTACTCATATTGTATTTCATAAAattcatttcaaaatataaatttacattctAAAATATTCATTCCATAATATAATGAAAGGCACATGATTTACTTcacatgacttttttttatattggatAAAGGAGGGGAGGAACACAATTATGATGGAATGAAgtaaatcattattttagttattgaaagtataatttgttttaatttttttaaaaagttgttaTACTGGTCTCTGaagttatttcaatttttttttaatttttaattgtttcattCAAGTTTATAGATTTAATTACTTAttgttgttttagtttttaaacatATGTTAATACTATCATGTcacacaaatttttaaaaaagttagacCAATATAATTCACGAATTACacttttagatattttattatgaatttccTTAATCTTGTATTCAAAGCATGCCTGAATTTTTTGTCTTATTGATTACGTTCAAGAGAGCAAAATCCATTTGGAGTGCCCCTCAACACGTCGATTTGTTCCTGTTTTATAGGACAGATCAATGACGTGGTGCCTTCTGAATCTTTATTTGCCAATAATgagtcttttgattttgaatattttcagGCAATTATTTATGCATCTTCGTTGATTCTCTCCATATCATTGTGTTTTGTGGTTCTTGATTCCCTTCCTCTTTCTTCGCTTAATGCTCCCCTTGCACGAAGTAGGGCTTCTTCCTTTCTTACAATTTGCAATGTCTTTTGTGTTGTCGCTTCTTttttgagtttatttttatttactcttTTAGAATGCATGTTGATATTTCtacttttgaagttttttttttaattttaaacaatttaaattgaattagtCTTTTTTACAGGTTATGGATTTATTTATGTTTACttacaaaaaaagtttttttttattctatatttattatttacataactctagttttaagaaatttattttaaataacaatagCGACATACGAGGAAAATGAGAGAAGAAGACACAAACTAAAGTGATCACCTAATTCGTGTGTTTTGTGATCAACGAAATACAAATGAGGTATCGCAAGAGGGTTagtatttaaactttttaatatttttttaagttaacatAGAAAGATAATTTTGTCATTACTTTAATGAAAAGATAAGAATGTCATTTATGAACTTTAAATACTATTTTACCATCCCAGGTGTAAAAATAAGCCCTATATTGTATTTGTAGGATTTTGTTTTGAAGATTAATTTCATTGAAGAT includes these proteins:
- the LOC100820145 gene encoding protein PIGMENT DEFECTIVE 338, chloroplastic; its protein translation is MPFTLHPSKSLCSPNFTITPGKDTTLFTNTFFFINKPRKNPTKFRSFAKVVLYTPRASIVSKKDPILGYTHFTLRSRSDGFDGFSTDVSQDDGTSQELEQLELLNKPSPVLVTEESSSEVEVEEEKPSKEEALAPFLKFFKGKDSGQEVEEDGEGLEVSEEKSDVEGENEEGDKKVSVEYYEPKPGDFVVGVVVSGNENKLDVNVGADLLGTMLTKEVLPLYGKEMENLLCDVDKDAEDFMVNGKMGIVKNEEAISGVPVPGRPVLEIGTILFAEVLGRTLSGRPLLSTRRLFRRIAWHRVRQIKQLNEPIEVRITEWNTGGLLTRIEGLRAFLPKAELVKRANSFTELKENVGCRMYVQITQIDETKNNLILSEREAWQKLYLREGTLLDGTVKKILPYGAQIKLGKTNRSGLLHVSNISRAEVTSVSNILSVDENVKALVVKSMFPDKISLSIADLESEPGLFLSNKERVYMEADMMAKKYKQKLPPSVTTQRLEPLPTSALPFENEALYSNWKWFKFEK